GGCATTTTGAAGAGATAGACCCGGGGAAAGTTCAGGCAGAAGAAAATCCCGCTTTTGAGTTCAAAGATGGAGTTTTTAGAGCAAAATCTGACTTCCAGGGTTTTGTAACATTTACTTACAAAGACCTAAAATGCAGTTTACCTGTTGGGATAGGTCAAACAACAAAGCTTCTTCGGTCGTTTGACTACCTTGCCTTTGACTTTCCAAAAGGTGTTTCGATGTTTCTTTCATCCAAAAACAGGACACAGGGAAAATATTCAAACAAGATATATTTCAGCTCTCTAACAAAAGGCAAAAGCTTTAAGCTTAAATTTAAAACCCCTGTTGACCTTACAAGTGTAAATGAAATTTCATTCGACCTGTGCGCAAAAAATGTCAGGGTTTATTTTGGCTTCAGGATGCCGGATGGTACTCAAAAAGAGGTTGAAATAAATAGTCTCAAAAGCGATAACTTCAAAAGCTATTCCCTGAATGTGGAAAGCTACAAAACCTTGGAGTATATCTCAGTTGCTTTACAGAATACACAGGGCTATATCTGGATTGACAATCTCACAGGCAGCATTGTAAATCTACCTCCTGTTGAAGATATAAAGCAGTACGTTGCAAAGTTCAGTACAAATCTTGCAAAGACATCTGTTATTTTCCTGACAGGAGGTTTTGAAAATCTGCCAGGTGATATCAAGAAAAAAGTTGAATCCAACCTTGGGAGCTATTTGAAATACTACAGTCTTGAAAAGGAAAATCCACCCTATGAAAAGAATGAAAAGTTCAATATAGTATTTTTAAAAACCAGAAGCGGTTCAGTTCTGGATTTTTCATTTTATCAGTGGATCAGAATAAAAAATTTGTCAGCTGAGAAAAAACCACTGATTGTTGTTTTAGACATTCCGTTTGAAAGACTCAATCAAAACGAAAAGGGTATGCTCATAAGACTTTTAAAATCAAGAAAAGCACCGTCAATGATTATCTGCCAAACAGGCGACTACACCCGTGTAGAAAGATATGATACTCTTTACATCGGCTATGCATCATCAAATAAACTTCTTGCAAAATCAAGTACAAAAAGTGTAAACCTCGCATGTGATGTTGAAAAAGGCTACATTTACCTTGCAAGAGGATACTGAAATATAAAATAAAAGTCTCAAAATATAGTTTATTGAGAGCATACCCGTGTATGGTATATTGACTTTTAAGCTTATAGCAGCTATAATATTTAATGATAGATAAAAGATGTATATGGGGGTATATGGTATGCCATTTTATGATTTGAGATGCAAAGAATGTGGAGAAGAATTTAATACATGGGCATCCATCCAGCAGAGGGAAAACAAAGAAATTGAGTGTCCAAACTGTCACAGCCGCGAGCTTGAGCCTGTTTTCAAAAATGTCAACTTTATTGTATCTTCAAAATCATACGACAGTGGCTCTTCATGCTCAAGTGGATGTTGTGGAGGATCCTGCGGATTTTAAAACCGGGGCAATCCTGAGAAAAGGGGTTGCCCCTTTGTTTTTTCTATAGCCATTCCCAATTTTAATATTATCAATAAAATTTTAACAAAAATTTGTGCATTTTTTATATTGCTTTTTTTTGATAGTATGATACTATACGATTGCCTAAAAATTACATAAATAAGGAGTGAGGGGTATGAGTGTTAAAACTACTAACAATTATAATTTGAATAAAAATCATTACACAACTTCTCATTCAGTCCAGTCCAATAACTTAAGTAAAAATGTTTCCGCCCAAAGTATATCTCAAAGCCACTACATTGCAGCAAAAAATAATACCAAAAGCATTGCATCCCCCAATAATTTTTACAAAGTTTCTACCACTTCAACTGTAATAGGATCTGTAAAGTCGACACAACCAAATCAGCAAATTTCAATTTCTATAAAAACAAACAATAGCAACAATACATCCAACCATACAATAAAAGCTGCTGACAGACCTGAATTAGTAATTACAAAATATGACCCCAAAAAACACTCAAATGTTCAAAACTCAAACAAAAGTTTTAAAGATCAGAAAGGGATAAAAGCAAACCTTTCTGTAAATGCTGAAAATACTGTTATTGAAAAACATCTAAAACTGGGGGTTTTTGAAATTGACTATTCATTGTCAGAAAACTTTAAGAATGAAAAAACTCTGGTAATAAAGAAAGGCAAATCTTACTCCACCACTGAAGGAGAATTGACTGTCGGGAAAGATGGTGTAAAAGGTAGTATAAATATGGGGAATTTAAGTGGGGAAATCATTGATAAAAATAAAACTGGAGTAAAATTGACAACAGCAAAATCTAAGATTATAGGTATAACATTCGAAGCAGGTGCAGGGGTTGAAAAAGGAAAAGCATATGCAAAGCTAACCTTAAGCAAGGAACAAACATCAACAACACCGGAAATCCAACAGGAAATCAAAGCAAGTGTAGATTATGATAAACTTAAAAAAACAGGCAAGAAAATTGGCGAAGCGATGGGAAGAGCAGCTGCAATAGC
The Caldicellulosiruptor morganii DNA segment above includes these coding regions:
- a CDS encoding FmdB family zinc ribbon protein codes for the protein MPFYDLRCKECGEEFNTWASIQQRENKEIECPNCHSRELEPVFKNVNFIVSSKSYDSGSSCSSGCCGGSCGF